The DNA segment GGGCTTCGCTGCCAATGCTGCGATTAACGGTTCGGGGGCAGCGTCAATCTCAATGGTGACCGCCGACTGCATATGCTGCTCGCGCAGGGTTGCCATGGCTTGCTCTGTTATCAGACGTCCTGACTTCAAAATTGCAACCCGGTCGCATATACGCTCTACATCCGAGAGGATATGAGTGGAGAAGAAGACGGTGGTTTTCTCGGAGAGAAGTTTGATTGACTCCAGCATCTCCCGGCGCCCGATGGGGTCAAGGGCGGAGGTGGGCTCATCGAGGAACAAAAGCTCGGGATTGTTGATTAGAGCCTGGGCCAGGCCTAGGCGTTGTTTCATGCCCCGGGAATAACCGCCGATGCGGGTCTTGACGCCCCTGAGGGCCGTTGCTTCCAGCAATTCCTCAACTCGTTTGTTCAGTTCAGGGCCCGGAATTCCGAACAGCTGGCCAGAGAGACGCAAAAACTCATCGCCTCGCATCCAATTATAGAAGTTCGGTACATCAGGCAGAAACCCGACCTTTTGCAGCCAGGCTGCATCAGTGGCAGTTGTTACCTTTTGTCCTAACACCCAGGCCTCGCCCGCAGAAATGCGGGCGAGACCGAGGAGCATGCGGATGGTAGTTGTCTTGCCCGCGCCATTGGGGCCAAGGAAACCGAATATCGAACCCCGGGGCACATGTAAATTAAGTTTATCAACTGCAATGGTGTCCCCGAACCGGCGGCTGAGATTTTCTGTTTTTATTACATAGTCCATACTTTTTAATCCCTTCGACCCAAGACCAGGTAGATAATCGGGCCTAGCCCTGCAGTAACAAACAGGATTACCAGCGCCCAGATAATTTTGCTTCCTCCCATTACCCGTTCCCGTTTCACCAGGTCAGTCAAGGCGATAATCATCAGGATCAGTTGTAAGAGGACTAATGGAATCAGCAAAAGCAGATGTTCCTTTAATACTTCGATAGCTTCCATGCCCTGTACTCCTTATGGGGGAATAAATTCCCTAAATTTTTACCGCTGTACCGTAGACAACAATTTCAGCAATTCCCTGTCCTACTGAGGATGATGTGTAGCGGACACCGATGATGGCATTGGCGCCCAGCTTTTCAGCTTCGGCAATCATTTCATCCAAAGCGTTTTGACGGGCATCGCCAATCATCTTGGAATACTCAGTAACCTCACCGCCAAAAATGCGCCGCAGGCCGGCGACAATGTCTTTGCCCAGATGGACAGCCTTCACTTTAGAACCTTGGACCATACCGAGAACCTCATAATCAGTGCGCAGATCGGAAGTAGCTAACAACATTTAAAACGCCTCCTTAAAATTTAGTATTCTTTTTTGGCGAATTGATGAATCGCCAGACCGAATAACAACAATGTTACCGTAATCATGCCGACTATTGCCAGCCAGGGATAGGCGCCGCCACCGACGAACCAGGATATTCCCCTCATCTGCCAGAAAAACGATGCCTGGCTGGTAGCTCTGAACATGCCCAATACAGAATAGAGGGCCAGGAGTGCGGCGCTAATTGCCCCCGCCTTAATTGCATCGGCGCTGTGCACAGAAATCCACGTTGCAAACGCCTGGACAATGAAGAGCCCGATATTGGTAAGAAAAGTGGCCGCTAGTAAAGATTGCCAATGGACGGAACCCAGCGCCATGCCAGTGCCAATCACAAACAGGGTGCTTACCCAGACTGCTAAACTGAGAATGATTGCCCCGGCAGCAGACTTATGAATCAAGATTGAAGCCCTGGAAACGGGACGGCTGATCAGAAATTCGATGCTGCCTCGGTTCACTTCGCTGGCCACAGCCTGGGCGCCAATGATAATTGCCAGCAGGGTCCCGATTTGCAATAGGTTTTTCGGGTGCCACTGACTCCAAAGGTAGTTGGTGAGACTGTCCATGGCAAAGCGCATTTCCCCCTCCATCAGGTCACGAAACTCCTGGCCCATGAGGTCCAGCATGCCAAAGAGGTCATCAGTCCACAGCCAGGTGAGGGCCGCGATAATCCCCATCAGGGAAAGGACAATTATTCCCACCCATAACAGCCAACGCAGTTCCCGAAATTCCTTGCGCAACAAAGCGATGTTAAACAAGTTTTCCACCTCCCGGCTCAGCGTACTCGAGGAAAATAGTTTCTAGATCTTGTTCCACTACCTCCAGGAGGAAATGGGGGACCTTACCTAGAGCGGAGTATATTTCATCAAAATTGTCTTCGATGGTGATCAGAAAACCACTGCCCTGGCGTTCGACATTTTTTATCCCGGGCCGGGTC comes from the Bacillota bacterium genome and includes:
- a CDS encoding ABC transporter ATP-binding protein — translated: MDYVIKTENLSRRFGDTIAVDKLNLHVPRGSIFGFLGPNGAGKTTTIRMLLGLARISAGEAWVLGQKVTTATDAAWLQKVGFLPDVPNFYNWMRGDEFLRLSGQLFGIPGPELNKRVEELLEATALRGVKTRIGGYSRGMKQRLGLAQALINNPELLFLDEPTSALDPIGRREMLESIKLLSEKTTVFFSTHILSDVERICDRVAILKSGRLITEQAMATLREQHMQSAVTIEIDAAPEPLIAALAAKPWSERVEETDNKIRVTIYDIAAARREIPGLIDQLQLPLRRFEPAELTLEDIFLKLVNGND
- a CDS encoding negative regulator of sigma-Y activity is translated as MEAIEVLKEHLLLLIPLVLLQLILMIIALTDLVKRERVMGGSKIIWALVILFVTAGLGPIIYLVLGRRD
- a CDS encoding YbjQ family protein; the protein is MLLATSDLRTDYEVLGMVQGSKVKAVHLGKDIVAGLRRIFGGEVTEYSKMIGDARQNALDEMIAEAEKLGANAIIGVRYTSSSVGQGIAEIVVYGTAVKI